One region of Mesobacillus jeotgali genomic DNA includes:
- the rplW gene encoding 50S ribosomal protein L23: MDARDIIKRPVITERSSDLMTEKKYTFEVDTRANKTQVKDAIETIFGVNVEKVNIMNYKGKFKRMGKFGGYTNKRRKAIVKLTQDSKEIEFFEV, encoded by the coding sequence ATGGATGCACGTGATATCATTAAGCGCCCCGTTATTACAGAACGTTCTTCAGATCTAATGACTGAGAAGAAATACACTTTCGAAGTTGATACAAGAGCGAACAAGACACAAGTTAAAGATGCGATTGAAACTATTTTCGGCGTTAACGTTGAAAAAGTTAACATCATGAACTACAAAGGTAAGTTCAAGCGTATGGGCAAGTTCGGCGGTTACACAAACAAGCGTCGTAAAGCTATCGTTAAACTTACTCAAGACAGCAAAGAAATCGAATTCTTCGAAGTATAA
- the rplD gene encoding 50S ribosomal protein L4: MPKVALFNQAGSQVGEIELNDSVFGIEPNNHVMFEAVVMQRASLRQGTHKTKIRSEVAGGGRKPWRQKGTGRARQGSIRSPQWRGGGTVFGPVPRSYSYKLPKKVRRLAIKSALSSKVQAENILVLESLAFEAPKTKEFKSVLSGLSVNTKALIVTAGLEENVALSARNIPGVTVVTAEGINVLDVLNHDKLIMTKAAVEKVEEVLA; this comes from the coding sequence ATGCCTAAAGTAGCATTATTCAACCAAGCTGGTTCACAAGTTGGAGAAATCGAACTTAATGATTCAGTATTTGGTATCGAGCCTAATAACCACGTAATGTTCGAAGCAGTAGTTATGCAAAGAGCTTCATTACGTCAGGGAACTCATAAAACTAAAATTCGTTCTGAAGTAGCGGGCGGTGGACGCAAACCATGGCGTCAAAAAGGTACTGGCCGTGCTCGTCAGGGATCAATCAGATCTCCACAATGGCGCGGAGGCGGTACTGTATTCGGACCAGTTCCACGCAGCTACAGCTATAAATTGCCTAAGAAAGTTCGTCGTTTGGCAATCAAATCTGCATTATCATCAAAAGTGCAAGCTGAGAACATCCTTGTTCTTGAGAGCCTAGCTTTCGAAGCTCCAAAGACAAAGGAATTCAAGAGTGTACTAAGCGGTCTTTCTGTTAACACGAAAGCATTGATCGTAACTGCAGGTCTTGAAGAAAACGTCGCTCTATCTGCACGCAACATTCCTGGAGTAACTGTAGTTACTGCTGAAGGAATCAACGTACTAGATGTTTTAAATCATGATAAGCTGATCATGACAAAAGCAGCTGTTGAAAAAGTAGAGGAGGTGCTTGCATAA
- the rplC gene encoding 50S ribosomal protein L3, translated as MTKGILGRKIGMTQVFAENGDLIPVTVVEASPNVVLQVKSAETDGYEAIQLGFEDKREKLSNKPEKGHVAKANTAPKRFVKEFNDVDVAGFEVGQEVKVDIFAEGDIVDVTGISKGKGFQGAIKRHGQSRGPMAHGSRYHRRPGSMGPVAPNRVFKGKLLPGRMGGEQITVQNLQIVKIDAERNLLLIKGNVPGARKALLKIKTAVKAK; from the coding sequence ATGACCAAAGGAATCTTAGGAAGAAAGATCGGTATGACTCAAGTATTTGCTGAAAACGGCGACCTTATCCCGGTAACTGTTGTAGAAGCTTCTCCAAACGTTGTTCTTCAAGTGAAATCTGCTGAAACAGATGGCTACGAAGCTATCCAGTTAGGTTTTGAAGACAAGCGTGAAAAGCTTTCAAACAAGCCTGAAAAAGGACACGTTGCAAAAGCAAACACTGCTCCTAAGCGCTTCGTTAAGGAATTCAACGACGTTGATGTAGCAGGATTTGAAGTTGGTCAGGAAGTCAAAGTTGATATTTTCGCTGAAGGCGATATCGTAGATGTTACAGGAATCTCAAAGGGTAAAGGTTTCCAAGGTGCTATCAAGCGTCACGGACAATCTCGCGGACCAATGGCTCACGGTTCTCGTTACCACCGCCGCCCTGGTTCAATGGGTCCTGTTGCTCCAAACCGCGTATTCAAAGGTAAATTGCTACCTGGACGCATGGGTGGAGAGCAGATCACTGTTCAAAACCTGCAAATCGTTAAAATAGATGCAGAGCGTAACCTTCTTCTAATCAAAGGAAACGTTCCTGGTGCTAGAAAAGCCCTTCTAAAAATCAAAACTGCTGTAAAAGCGAAGTAA
- the rpsJ gene encoding 30S ribosomal protein S10 — protein MAKQKIRIRLKAYDHRILDQSAEKIVETAKRSGAAVSGPIPLPTEKSIYTILRAVHKYKDSREQFEMRTHKRLIDIINPTPQTVDSLMRLDLPSGVDIEIKL, from the coding sequence ATGGCAAAACAAAAAATTCGTATCCGTTTGAAAGCTTATGATCACAGGATTCTTGATCAGTCTGCAGAAAAGATTGTTGAAACTGCGAAACGTTCTGGTGCGGCGGTGTCTGGTCCAATCCCACTACCTACAGAAAAGTCAATTTACACAATTCTTCGTGCGGTGCATAAGTACAAGGATTCTCGTGAGCAGTTCGAAATGCGTACGCATAAGCGTCTGATTGACATCATCAATCCGACTCCGCAAACGGTCGACTCACTAATGCGTTTAGACCTGCCATCAGGTGTAGATATCGAAATCAAACTTTAA
- the tuf gene encoding elongation factor Tu: MGKAKFDRSKPHVNIGTIGHVDHGKTTLTAAITTVLSKVGGGEARGYDQIDAAPEERERGITISTAHVEYETATRHYAHVDCPGHADYVKNMITGAAQMDGGILVVSAADGPMPQTREHILLSRQVGVPYLVVFMNKCDMVDDEELLELVEMEVRDLLSEYDFPGDDIPVIKGSALKALEGEPEWEEKINELMAAVDEYIPTPARDTDKPFMMPVEDVFSITGRGTVATGRVERGQVKVGDVVEIIGMTEEPKSTTVTGVEMFRKLLDYAEAGDNIGALLRGVSREEIQRGQVLAKPGSVKPHTKFKAEVYVLSKEEGGRHTPFFTNYRPQFYFRTTDVTGICNLPEGVEMVMPGDNIEMTVELIAPIAIEEGTKFSIREGGRTVGAGVVATIQE; this comes from the coding sequence ATGGGAAAAGCTAAATTCGATCGTTCTAAGCCACACGTTAACATCGGTACAATTGGTCACGTTGACCATGGTAAAACTACTCTAACAGCTGCTATCACTACTGTTCTTTCTAAAGTAGGCGGCGGTGAAGCACGCGGTTACGACCAAATCGACGCTGCTCCAGAAGAGCGCGAGCGTGGAATCACAATCTCAACTGCACACGTTGAGTACGAAACTGCAACTCGTCACTATGCACACGTTGACTGCCCAGGACACGCTGACTATGTTAAAAACATGATCACTGGTGCTGCTCAAATGGACGGCGGTATCCTAGTAGTATCTGCTGCTGACGGCCCAATGCCACAAACTCGTGAGCACATCCTTCTTTCTCGTCAGGTAGGCGTACCTTACCTTGTTGTATTCATGAACAAGTGTGACATGGTTGATGACGAAGAACTTCTTGAACTAGTAGAAATGGAAGTACGTGACCTTCTTTCTGAATACGACTTCCCTGGCGATGACATCCCAGTTATCAAAGGTTCTGCTCTTAAAGCTCTTGAAGGAGAGCCTGAGTGGGAAGAAAAAATCAACGAACTTATGGCTGCTGTTGACGAGTACATCCCAACTCCAGCACGTGACACTGACAAGCCTTTCATGATGCCTGTTGAGGACGTATTCTCAATCACTGGCCGTGGAACAGTTGCTACTGGCCGTGTTGAGCGTGGACAAGTTAAAGTCGGTGACGTTGTAGAAATCATCGGTATGACTGAAGAACCAAAATCTACTACTGTAACAGGTGTAGAAATGTTCCGTAAGCTTCTTGACTATGCAGAAGCTGGAGACAACATCGGTGCTCTTCTTCGTGGTGTATCACGTGAAGAAATCCAGCGTGGCCAAGTACTTGCTAAGCCAGGTTCTGTTAAGCCACACACAAAGTTCAAAGCTGAAGTTTACGTTCTTTCAAAAGAAGAAGGTGGACGTCACACTCCATTCTTCACTAATTACCGTCCACAGTTCTACTTCCGTACAACTGATGTAACTGGTATCTGTAACCTTCCTGAAGGCGTAGAAATGGTTATGCCTGGCGACAACATCGAAATGACTGTTGAACTAATCGCTCCAATCGCTATCGAAGAAGGAACTAAGTTCTCAATTCGTGAAGGCGGCCGTACTGTAGGCGCTGGCGTAGTTGCGACTATCCAAGAGTAA
- the fusA gene encoding elongation factor G, whose protein sequence is MAREFSLEKTRNIGIMAHIDAGKTTTTERVLYYTGRIHKIGETHEGASQMDWMEQEQERGITITSAATTASWKEHRVNIIDTPGHVDFTVEVERSLRVLDGAVAVLDAQSGVEPQTETVWRQATTYGVPRVVFVNKMDKLGADFLYSVSTIHDRLQANAHPIQLPIGAEDEFEAIIDLVEMKAIFYGNDLGTEITEGEIPEEYKAQAEEYREKLIEAVAELDEELMEKYLGGEELTVEEIKAAIRKGTTNVEFYPVICGSAFKNKGVQLMLDAVIDYLPSPLDVPAIKGTLPDSDEEVERHADDNEPFSALAFKVMTDPYVGKLTFFRVYSGTLESGSYVQNSTKGKRERIGRILQMHANSRQEISKVYAGDIAAAVGLKDTTTGDTLCDDKNLVILESMQFPEPVIQLSVEPKSKADQDKMTTALQKLQEEDPTFRAHTDQETGQVIIAGMGELHLDIIVDRMKREFKVEANVGAPQVAYRETFRESANVEGKFARQSGGRGQYGHVWIEFSPNEEGKGFEFENGIVGGVVPREYIPAVQAGLEDALDRGVLAGYPLVDIKARLFDGSYHDVDSSEMAFKIAASMALKNAASKCKPVILEPVMRVEVVIPEEYLGDIMGMITARRGRVEGMDARGNAQVVRAMVPLSEMFGYATALRSSTQGRGVFSMHFDHYEEVPKSVSEEIIKKNKGE, encoded by the coding sequence ATGGCAAGAGAGTTCTCCTTAGAAAAAACTCGTAATATTGGGATCATGGCTCACATTGATGCTGGTAAAACAACAACAACTGAGCGTGTTCTATATTATACAGGCCGTATTCATAAAATCGGCGAAACTCATGAAGGCGCTTCTCAAATGGACTGGATGGAGCAGGAACAAGAGCGTGGAATCACGATCACTTCTGCTGCAACAACAGCTTCATGGAAAGAACACCGCGTAAACATCATCGATACACCAGGACACGTAGACTTCACTGTAGAAGTTGAACGTTCCCTTCGTGTACTTGATGGTGCAGTAGCTGTACTTGACGCACAGTCAGGTGTTGAGCCGCAAACTGAAACAGTTTGGCGCCAGGCTACAACTTATGGAGTTCCACGTGTAGTATTCGTTAACAAAATGGATAAGCTAGGCGCGGACTTCCTATACTCAGTTTCAACTATCCATGATCGTCTTCAAGCGAATGCTCATCCAATCCAGCTTCCAATCGGAGCTGAAGATGAGTTTGAAGCAATCATCGACCTTGTTGAAATGAAAGCTATCTTCTACGGAAATGACCTCGGTACTGAAATTACTGAAGGTGAGATTCCTGAAGAATATAAAGCACAAGCTGAAGAATACCGTGAAAAGCTAATTGAAGCGGTAGCTGAGCTGGATGAAGAGCTAATGGAAAAATACCTTGGCGGAGAAGAGCTTACAGTCGAAGAGATCAAAGCTGCAATCCGTAAAGGTACAACAAACGTTGAATTCTACCCAGTTATCTGTGGTTCAGCATTCAAAAACAAAGGTGTTCAGCTAATGCTTGACGCTGTTATTGACTACCTTCCATCTCCATTAGATGTACCAGCAATCAAAGGTACTCTTCCGGATTCAGATGAAGAAGTTGAACGTCATGCGGACGACAATGAGCCATTCTCTGCTCTAGCGTTCAAAGTTATGACTGACCCTTATGTTGGTAAGTTAACGTTCTTCCGCGTTTACTCCGGTACTCTTGAGTCTGGATCTTATGTCCAGAACTCAACTAAAGGAAAGCGTGAGCGTATCGGACGTATCCTTCAGATGCACGCAAACAGCCGTCAGGAAATCTCTAAGGTTTACGCGGGTGATATTGCAGCAGCTGTAGGTCTTAAAGATACTACTACAGGTGACACTCTATGTGATGATAAGAACCTTGTTATCTTGGAATCCATGCAGTTCCCTGAACCAGTAATCCAGTTATCAGTTGAGCCTAAGTCAAAAGCTGACCAGGACAAGATGACAACTGCATTGCAAAAGCTTCAAGAAGAAGATCCTACATTCCGCGCGCACACTGACCAGGAAACTGGACAAGTTATCATCGCAGGAATGGGTGAACTTCACCTTGACATCATCGTTGACCGTATGAAGCGTGAATTTAAAGTGGAAGCAAACGTAGGTGCACCTCAGGTTGCATACCGTGAAACTTTCCGCGAATCAGCTAACGTTGAAGGTAAATTCGCTCGTCAATCCGGTGGACGTGGTCAATACGGACACGTTTGGATCGAGTTCTCTCCAAACGAAGAAGGAAAAGGCTTCGAGTTCGAGAACGGTATCGTCGGTGGTGTTGTTCCACGTGAATACATCCCAGCGGTTCAAGCTGGTCTTGAAGACGCTCTTGATCGCGGAGTTCTTGCAGGATATCCACTTGTTGACATCAAAGCAAGACTATTCGATGGTTCTTACCACGATGTTGACTCCTCTGAAATGGCGTTTAAGATCGCTGCTTCAATGGCACTTAAGAATGCGGCTTCCAAGTGTAAGCCAGTCATCCTTGAGCCAGTCATGAGGGTTGAAGTTGTAATTCCTGAAGAATACCTTGGAGATATCATGGGTATGATTACTGCTCGTCGCGGACGCGTCGAAGGTATGGATGCTCGTGGTAATGCACAAGTTGTTCGTGCGATGGTTCCACTATCAGAAATGTTCGGTTATGCAACTGCTCTTCGTTCAAGCACACAAGGACGCGGTGTATTCTCAATGCACTTCGACCACTACGAAGAAGTTCCTAAATCTGTTTCTGAAGAAATCATCAAAAAAAATAAAGGTGAATAA
- the rpsG gene encoding 30S ribosomal protein S7 → MPRKGPVAKRDVLPDPIYNSKLITRLINKMMIDGKRGKSQKILYSAFDIIRERSGKEPIEVFDAALKNIMPVLEVKARRVGGANYQVPVEVRADRRTTLGLRWLVNYSRLRGEKTMEERLANEILDAANNTGASVKKREDTHKMAEANKAFAHYRW, encoded by the coding sequence ATGCCACGTAAAGGTCCAGTTGCAAAGAGAGACGTATTACCGGATCCGATTTACAACTCAAAGCTTATCACTCGTTTAATCAACAAAATGATGATCGATGGTAAAAGAGGTAAATCTCAAAAGATCCTTTATTCAGCTTTTGATATCATTCGTGAGCGTTCAGGCAAGGAGCCAATCGAAGTATTCGATGCAGCTCTTAAGAACATCATGCCTGTTCTAGAAGTAAAAGCACGCCGTGTAGGTGGAGCTAACTACCAAGTACCAGTTGAGGTGCGTGCAGACCGCCGTACAACTCTTGGTCTTCGCTGGTTGGTGAACTACTCACGTCTTCGTGGGGAAAAAACAATGGAAGAGCGTCTTGCTAACGAAATTCTTGACGCTGCTAACAACACTGGTGCTTCTGTTAAGAAGCGTGAAGATACACACAAAATGGCGGAAGCAAACAAAGCATTCGCTCACTATCGTTGGTAA
- the rpsL gene encoding 30S ribosomal protein S12 — protein MPTINQLVRKPRSSKEEKSKSPALNKGYNSFKKAQTNVSSPQKRGVCTRVGTMTPKKPNSALRKYARVRLTNGIEVTAYIPGIGHNLQEHSVVLIRGGRVKDLPGVRYHIVRGALDTAGVNNRMQGRSKYGTKRPKAAKK, from the coding sequence ATGCCTACAATTAACCAATTAGTGCGCAAGCCACGTAGCTCTAAAGAGGAGAAGTCAAAATCTCCGGCGCTAAACAAAGGTTACAACAGCTTCAAGAAAGCTCAAACTAACGTATCATCTCCACAAAAGCGTGGTGTATGTACTCGTGTTGGTACTATGACTCCAAAGAAGCCGAACTCAGCGTTGCGTAAATACGCTCGTGTACGTTTGACTAACGGAATCGAGGTAACAGCTTATATCCCTGGTATTGGACACAACCTTCAAGAACACAGTGTTGTTCTTATCCGCGGAGGACGTGTAAAAGACTTACCGGGTGTTCGTTACCACATCGTTCGTGGTGCTCTAGATACTGCTGGTGTTAACAACCGTATGCAGGGCCGTTCTAAGTACGGTACTAAGAGACCTAAAGCTGCTAAGAAATAA
- a CDS encoding 50S ribosomal protein L7ae-like protein, producing MSYEKVAQANNIIVGSKQTVRALKAGEVMELVIAEDADAKVTADLVRTAREMNTAISYVDSMKKLGKTCGIAVGASAVAITK from the coding sequence ATGTCTTATGAAAAAGTAGCTCAAGCTAATAACATTATAGTAGGATCAAAGCAAACAGTCAGAGCCCTGAAAGCAGGCGAAGTTATGGAACTGGTGATTGCAGAGGATGCAGACGCGAAAGTGACGGCAGACTTAGTGCGGACAGCCAGGGAAATGAACACGGCTATATCCTATGTCGATTCGATGAAAAAACTCGGAAAGACGTGCGGGATTGCTGTAGGTGCTTCAGCTGTAGCGATTACCAAGTAA
- the rpoC gene encoding DNA-directed RNA polymerase subunit beta', with protein sequence MLDVNNFEYMKIGLASPDKIRSWSFGEVKKPETINYRTLKPEKDGLFCERIFGPTKDWECHCGKYKRVRYKGVVCDRCGVEVTRAKVRRERMGHIELAAPVSHIWYFKGIPSRMGLVLDMSPRALEEIIYFASYVVTETGDTALEKKQLLSEKEYRAYREKYGNKFQASMGAEAIKKLLSDIDLDKEADMLKEELRTAQGQRRTRAIKRLEVVEAFRGSGNEPSWMILDVLPVIPPELRPMVQLDGGRFATSDLNDLYRRVINRNNRLKRLLDLGAPSIIVQNEKRMLQEAVDALIDNGRRGRPVTGPGNRPLKSLSHMLKGKQGRFRQNLLGKRVDYSGRSVIVVGPNLQMYQCGLPKEMALELFKPFVMKELVQKGLAHNIKSAKRKIERVQPEVWDVLEDVIKEHPVLLNRAPTLHRLGIQAFEPTLVEGRAIRLHPLVCTAYNADFDGDQMAVHVPLSAEAQAEARLLMLAAQNILNPKDGKPVVTPSQDMVLGNYYLTLEREGAVGEGMVFKDTNEALVAYQNGYVHLHTRVAVAASSLGNQTFTEEQNGQLLITTVGKLIFNEILPASFPYINEPSKQNLEEKTPEKYFVEKGADVKEVIKSMPLVDPFKKKILGNIIAEVFKKFKITETSKMLDRMKGLGFTYSTKAGITVGVADIVVLKEKQEIISEAQTKVDNVLKQFRRGLITEDERYDRVISIWSQAKDNIQAKLMKSLDNSNPIFMMSDSGARGNASNFTQLAGMRGLMANPAGRIIELPIKSSFREGLTVLEYFISTHGARKGLADTALKTADSGYLTRRLVDVAQDVIVREDDCGTDRGLYIKALKDGTEVIETLEERLIGRYARKAIKHPETKAVMVPENGLITEDLAAEVTAAGVEDVWIRSAFTCNTRHGVCKKCYGRNLATGQEVEVGEAVGIIAAQSIGEPGTQLTMRTFHTGGVAGDDITQGLPRIQELFEARNPKGQAVISELEGVVVGINEGRDRQQEIVVQGEIESRTYTAPYTARLKVAVNDHVARGQELTEGSIDPKELLRVKDVQSVQEYLLKEVQKVYRMQGVEIGDKHVEVMVRQMMRKIRVIDAGETDVLPGTLLEIHQFTDANRKALLEGKLPATGRPVLLGITKASLETDSFLSAASFQETTRVLTDAAIKGKRDELLGLKENVIIGKLVPAGTGMQRYRRAEPILKEEEEDAITVE encoded by the coding sequence TTGCTAGATGTTAATAATTTTGAGTACATGAAAATTGGCCTCGCTTCACCAGACAAGATCCGTTCATGGTCTTTCGGTGAGGTTAAAAAGCCGGAAACAATCAACTATCGTACTTTAAAGCCGGAAAAAGACGGCTTATTCTGTGAGCGTATCTTCGGACCGACAAAAGACTGGGAATGTCATTGCGGAAAGTACAAGAGAGTCCGCTACAAAGGCGTTGTCTGTGACCGATGCGGTGTTGAAGTAACTCGCGCTAAAGTCCGCCGTGAAAGAATGGGACACATTGAGCTTGCAGCTCCTGTTTCTCACATCTGGTATTTTAAAGGAATTCCTAGCCGCATGGGACTAGTTCTTGACATGTCTCCGCGTGCGCTTGAAGAAATTATTTACTTTGCTTCATACGTGGTAACGGAAACTGGTGACACTGCTCTTGAAAAGAAGCAATTGTTGTCTGAGAAAGAATACCGTGCTTACCGTGAAAAATACGGCAATAAGTTCCAGGCTTCCATGGGGGCTGAAGCAATCAAAAAGCTGCTTTCTGATATCGACCTTGATAAAGAAGCGGATATGCTGAAAGAAGAATTAAGAACTGCACAGGGTCAGCGTCGTACTCGTGCCATCAAGCGCCTTGAGGTAGTAGAAGCATTCCGGGGGTCAGGAAATGAGCCATCATGGATGATCCTTGATGTTCTCCCTGTTATCCCGCCGGAACTTCGCCCGATGGTACAGCTGGATGGCGGACGTTTCGCTACTTCCGACCTGAATGACCTGTATCGCCGTGTAATCAACCGTAACAACCGTCTTAAGCGTCTTCTTGACCTTGGTGCTCCAAGCATCATTGTCCAGAACGAAAAGCGTATGCTGCAGGAAGCTGTAGATGCGTTGATCGATAACGGCCGCCGCGGTCGTCCGGTAACAGGACCAGGTAACCGTCCATTGAAGTCCCTTTCTCATATGCTTAAGGGTAAACAAGGTCGTTTCCGTCAAAACCTTCTCGGTAAGCGTGTTGACTATTCAGGCCGTTCAGTTATCGTAGTTGGACCTAACCTGCAAATGTACCAGTGCGGACTGCCAAAAGAAATGGCTCTTGAGCTGTTTAAGCCGTTCGTCATGAAAGAACTTGTACAAAAGGGCTTAGCCCATAACATAAAGTCTGCCAAACGCAAAATCGAGCGCGTCCAGCCGGAAGTCTGGGATGTACTTGAAGATGTCATTAAGGAGCATCCGGTATTACTTAACCGTGCCCCGACTCTTCACAGACTGGGTATCCAGGCATTTGAACCGACATTGGTAGAAGGAAGGGCAATCCGTCTCCACCCGCTCGTATGTACAGCTTATAACGCTGACTTCGATGGTGACCAAATGGCTGTCCACGTTCCGCTTTCTGCTGAAGCACAGGCAGAAGCGCGCCTATTGATGCTTGCAGCACAGAACATCCTGAACCCTAAAGACGGTAAGCCAGTTGTTACTCCTTCACAGGATATGGTACTAGGTAACTACTACCTGACTCTTGAAAGGGAAGGTGCTGTCGGTGAAGGGATGGTCTTCAAGGATACGAATGAAGCGTTAGTTGCATACCAGAATGGCTATGTACATCTTCATACACGTGTTGCTGTTGCCGCATCATCACTTGGCAATCAGACATTCACTGAAGAGCAAAATGGCCAGCTTTTGATTACGACTGTTGGTAAGTTGATTTTCAACGAAATCCTGCCAGCTTCATTCCCTTATATCAACGAGCCTTCAAAGCAAAACCTTGAGGAGAAAACTCCTGAGAAGTATTTTGTGGAAAAAGGCGCAGATGTTAAGGAAGTCATCAAGTCAATGCCGTTGGTGGATCCGTTCAAGAAGAAAATCCTTGGAAACATCATTGCTGAAGTGTTCAAGAAATTCAAAATCACTGAAACATCAAAAATGCTTGACCGTATGAAGGGGCTTGGCTTTACCTACTCGACTAAAGCGGGTATTACGGTTGGTGTGGCTGATATCGTGGTTCTAAAAGAGAAGCAGGAAATCATTTCAGAAGCACAAACTAAGGTAGATAATGTTCTTAAGCAATTCAGACGCGGTTTGATTACCGAGGATGAGCGTTATGATCGTGTTATCTCTATCTGGAGCCAGGCGAAGGATAATATCCAGGCCAAGCTGATGAAATCACTCGATAATTCAAACCCTATCTTCATGATGAGTGACTCAGGCGCCCGTGGTAACGCGTCCAACTTCACACAGCTTGCAGGTATGCGTGGTCTGATGGCCAACCCGGCTGGACGTATCATTGAATTGCCGATCAAGTCAAGTTTCCGTGAAGGTCTTACTGTATTGGAATACTTCATCTCCACTCACGGTGCTCGTAAAGGACTTGCCGATACAGCGCTTAAGACTGCTGACTCAGGTTACTTGACACGTCGTCTTGTTGATGTAGCCCAGGATGTCATCGTTCGAGAAGACGACTGTGGCACAGACAGAGGCCTATATATCAAAGCTCTCAAGGATGGCACTGAAGTCATCGAAACACTTGAAGAACGCTTGATTGGCCGCTATGCAAGAAAAGCGATCAAACATCCGGAAACGAAAGCTGTTATGGTTCCAGAAAACGGCCTGATCACAGAAGATTTGGCAGCTGAAGTTACAGCAGCAGGAGTCGAAGACGTTTGGATTCGTTCTGCCTTCACATGTAATACACGCCACGGCGTATGTAAGAAATGTTATGGCCGTAACCTTGCAACTGGCCAGGAAGTTGAAGTGGGAGAAGCAGTCGGTATCATCGCTGCACAGTCAATCGGAGAGCCAGGTACACAGCTTACAATGCGTACTTTCCATACCGGCGGTGTTGCAGGAGACGATATCACACAAGGTCTTCCGCGTATCCAGGAATTGTTCGAAGCGCGTAATCCTAAAGGGCAGGCTGTCATCTCTGAGCTTGAAGGTGTCGTAGTCGGCATCAACGAAGGAAGAGACCGCCAGCAGGAAATCGTTGTCCAGGGTGAAATTGAAAGCCGCACATACACTGCACCATATACAGCGCGCCTTAAGGTTGCTGTTAATGATCATGTTGCTCGCGGCCAGGAGCTTACAGAAGGTTCTATTGACCCTAAAGAACTCCTAAGAGTCAAAGACGTTCAATCCGTGCAGGAATACTTATTGAAAGAAGTTCAAAAAGTATACCGTATGCAGGGTGTTGAAATCGGCGACAAGCACGTAGAAGTAATGGTTCGTCAGATGATGCGTAAAATCAGGGTCATCGACGCAGGTGAAACAGATGTATTACCAGGCACACTGCTTGAAATCCATCAGTTCACTGATGCTAACCGCAAAGCGTTACTTGAAGGCAAACTTCCTGCTACAGGACGACCAGTGCTGCTTGGTATCACGAAAGCATCACTTGAGACAGATTCATTCTTGTCAGCGGCATCCTTCCAGGAAACAACAAGAGTGCTTACAGACGCTGCGATCAAAGGCAAGCGCGATGAGCTTCTCGGCCTGAAGGAAAATGTTATCATCGGTAAGCTTGTTCCAGCTGGAACTGGCATGCAGCGCTACAGAAGAGCTGAGCCAATCCTGAAGGAAGAAGAAGAAGATGCCATCACTGTAGAGTAA